CTCGAGCTCGGTGACGCGTCGCACCTCGAGCTTCGAGCCGGGCCCCAGAGGGCAGCGCTTGGCCCACTCGGCCGCTTCTTCGGGGCTCGAGGCCTGGATGATCCAGAAGCCGTTGAAGAGCTCCTTCGTCTCGCCGTAGGGGCCGTCGGTGACGACCGGGGGAGTCGAGTCGAAGTCGACGACGAAGCCCTCCTTCGCGTCGGTCAGCCCCTCGCCGCCGAGCAGCACGCCGGCCTTGATGAGCGACTCGTTGTAGGCGCCCATGGCGGCGATGACCTCGGTGAAGTCGAGGTTCTCGTAGTCCTCGACGGCTGC
The DNA window shown above is from Agromyces cerinus and carries:
- a CDS encoding YciI family protein, with the protein product MKYMLIMRSNDAAVEDYENLDFTEVIAAMGAYNESLIKAGVLLGGEGLTDAKEGFVVDFDSTPPVVTDGPYGETKELFNGFWIIQASSPEEAAEWAKRCPLGPGSKLEVRRVTELEDFPQDNEWIQKEAGWRAEAEGRLGTAN